The genomic region TAACCAAGAAAAAAAGTTTGCATCAAAAAGAATCGCATACTTAATAACTTCTGCCATACCAGAAATTAATTCATTACATGGAAGTGTTTTTAAGCAATCAATATCAATAATAACAGAAGATGGTTGCCAAAAAGAACCAATCATATTCTTTCCAAGAACATGATTGACACCTGTTTTGCCACCAATAGAAGCATCTACTTGAGCTAAAAGCGTGGTTGGGATTTGAATAAAACGTATACCTCTTTGATAAATAGAAGCAGCAAATCCAGTTAGATCACCTATCACTCCTCCACCTAATGCAATCAAAGTAGTACTACGAGTATGTTTTTTCTCTAATAATGCTGAAATAATAACTTCCATTTCATTTAACGTTTTATACTGCTCTCCATCTGAGAGAATGACTTGATCTATTTTTATCCCTGATTTTCTTAAATGATAAACTACTTTATCTTTTAAAAGATTAGCTAATGTTTTATTTGTAACTAGCATTGCTTGATTACCAGGTTTTAAAGGCAAAAAAATATCGTCTTTTTCAATAATATTAGAACCAATACTAATAGGATAACTACGTTTTCCGAGAATAACTTTCAACCGTTTCAAATTTTTTTACACTCCGTGAAATTTTTATTCTAAGTGCTAATATTACAATTTTTCTAATAAATTAATTATATTAAAAGCTACAACTTTAGCACTATTTTTATCAGTTTGAATCGTTATGTCTGCAATTTCTTCATATAAAGGATTTCTTTCATTTGCTAAATTTTCTAATATAATGCGATTGGCAGTAGGAACTTGTAATAATGGTCTTGTTTTGTCTCGTTTAGTACGTGACAATTGTTTTTCAATTGTTGTTTCTAAATAAACGACAATACCACGAGCTGATAAACAATTACGAGTTTCTTTGAATTTAACTGAACCGCCACCTGTAGCAAGAACAATTCCTTGTTTTTGAGTTAATTCATTAATAATTTTTTGTTCTCTTAAACGAAAACCATTTTCACCTTCTATATCAAAAACCCAACTGATATCAGCACCAGTACGCTTTTCAATTTCTTGATCAGAATCAAAAAATTCAATATTCAATTGTTGAGATAATTGACGACCAATAGTACTTTTCCCGGCACCCATTGGTCCTATTAGAAAAATATTTCGTTTTTCTGCCATATTTTTATTATTAAATAATTCGTTAATAAAACCAGCATGAAATATATCTGCTGGCAGGACATAAATACAAGTTCATAATGAAATAAAATCAATAAAAAAATTTTATAATTTATTTTATAAATACAATACGAAGAACTATCATTAGTGTTGAAATTATTTCAATTAAAAACATTTTAGTATATTACAAGATTATTTTTAATGTTTCATAATAAAATCTATTCCTGTTAATTGCATACTGTAATTTAAAGTAATAACATAAAGAATTATACTCAAATAAAAAAATATATTCTATTAAAATAAATATGATTTTGTTTATTCAGCTATGTACGAATATAATTTTACTAATTATATAAAATGTAATAAATAAAATTAAATTTCGTTTTTTTTGTAGTAAAAACTTGACGTAGTTATTTTTTTTAGATTAATATATTTACTTTTATAGTATAAAAAAATTTTAAAACGGTGAGATGTCCGAGAGGCTTAAGGAGCACGCTTGGAAAGCGTGTATATGGAAACGTATCAAGGGTTCGAATCCCTTTCTCACCAAAAATTTTAAATTAAAAAATAGATTCTAAAGCTATATTAATCATATCATTAAAACTAGATTCTCTATCGCCGGATGATATACTTTCTTGTTTTACAATATGATCCGAAACAGTACATATTGATAATGCTTTTGCCTTAAATTCAGATGCGATTCCATATATTCCTGCAGTTTCCATGTCTACTCCCAGAACATTATATTTTTTTAAAATTTTTAACATTTTTGCATCATCATTATAAAAAGAATCAGTAGTGAAAAAATTACCAACATGAACATTAATATTTAATTTTTTTGAAATTTCAACTGTTTTGTAAAGCATATTAAAATCAGAAAGAGCACAAAAATCATGATTATTAAACTTTATTCTGTTCACTTTTGAGTCAGTACAAGCACCCATACTAATTACTATATCACGTAATTTTATATCGTCTCTTACAGCACCACAAGTCCCAATACGAATAATTTTTTTTACATCATATCCAACAATCAATTCCCTAACGTATAGTGAAGCAGATGGTATTCCTATACCATGACTCATAATCGAAACTTTTCTATTTTTATAAAATCCAGTATAAGCCAACATCAAACGAGTATTATTAATTTGATAAAAATTATTTAAATAATTTTCAGCAATATATTTAGCCCGTAAGGGATCACCTGGCATAAGAACTATGTCGGAAAAGTCATTTTTTTTACTATTAATATGAAGTGTAGACACTAATTTTTTTCCTTTTTTAAATATCAAAAATATTTTTTTAAATTATTGAAACATGTTTTTACCATATTCCATATCAGATAGTAAAAAATACTTAGCGATAGTTTGACCTATATCTGAAAAGGTTTTACGGTATCCTAAATAAAAAGGCTTTATAATAGGTGAATAAATTAATATTGGAACGTTTTCTCTTGTATGATCTGTTCCTTTCCAAGTGGGATCACACCCATGATCTGCAGTTAATATTAACAAATCTTTTTCAGTAATCAAATTTATGATTTCAGACAATCTAGAATCGAAATATTCTAATCCTTTAGCATACCCAGAAACATCTCGACGATGACCCCAATTTGAATCAAAATCTACTAAATTAGTAAAAATCATAGTATCATCTTTAGATAATTTTATTTCATTAATCGTACTATCACATAAATCTTTTAGACCAGTTGACTTGACTTTTTTACTTATACCTATTCCAGCGTAAATATCAGAAATTTTACCAATTCCAATAACTTTTCCTTTTTTTTCAGATATTAGTTTTTCCATAACTGTCGTAGAAAAAGGTTTGATTGAAAAATCACGCCTATTATCTGTACGTCGAAAGTTTAATTTATAATCTCCAATAAAAGGTCTAGCAATAACTCGAGCAACTTTATATCCACCATCATCTAAAATCATGCGAATAATTTCACATAATTTATAAAGTTTTGATAATCCAAAAAAAACTTCATGACATGCTACTTGCAAAACAGAATCTGAAGAAGTATATAAAATTGGTTGTTTTGTTTTAATATGTTTTTCACCTAAATTATAGATAATATCTGTGCCTGACGCATGACAATTTCCTATAATACCTGGTAATTTACAATAATTGATAATTTTATTTAACAATACGTCAGGAAAGCTATTATATTTTTCTTTAAAATAAAACCAATTACCTAAAATAGGTACCCCTGCAATTTCCCAATGTCCTGAAGTAGTATCTTTTCCAGAAGAAATCTCGCTGGAAAATCCATAACTAGCTATCACTTTTTCATTATCTTTAAACCCTAAAGGACATTGTCC from Buchnera aphidicola (Diuraphis noxia) harbors:
- the aroK gene encoding shikimate kinase AroK, which translates into the protein MAEKRNIFLIGPMGAGKSTIGRQLSQQLNIEFFDSDQEIEKRTGADISWVFDIEGENGFRLREQKIINELTQKQGIVLATGGGSVKFKETRNCLSARGIVVYLETTIEKQLSRTKRDKTRPLLQVPTANRIILENLANERNPLYEEIADITIQTDKNSAKVVAFNIINLLEKL
- a CDS encoding phosphopentomutase yields the protein MKRVVLIVLDSFGIGSSFDANKFDDVGSDTFGHIAEKCFLGLANINRKGPLYIPNLVKLGIIKAAKKSTGQCPLGFKDNEKVIASYGFSSEISSGKDTTSGHWEIAGVPILGNWFYFKEKYNSFPDVLLNKIINYCKLPGIIGNCHASGTDIIYNLGEKHIKTKQPILYTSSDSVLQVACHEVFFGLSKLYKLCEIIRMILDDGGYKVARVIARPFIGDYKLNFRRTDNRRDFSIKPFSTTVMEKLISEKKGKVIGIGKISDIYAGIGISKKVKSTGLKDLCDSTINEIKLSKDDTMIFTNLVDFDSNWGHRRDVSGYAKGLEYFDSRLSEIINLITEKDLLILTADHGCDPTWKGTDHTRENVPILIYSPIIKPFYLGYRKTFSDIGQTIAKYFLLSDMEYGKNMFQ
- the deoD gene encoding purine-nucleoside phosphorylase, whose translation is MSTLHINSKKNDFSDIVLMPGDPLRAKYIAENYLNNFYQINNTRLMLAYTGFYKNRKVSIMSHGIGIPSASLYVRELIVGYDVKKIIRIGTCGAVRDDIKLRDIVISMGACTDSKVNRIKFNNHDFCALSDFNMLYKTVEISKKLNINVHVGNFFTTDSFYNDDAKMLKILKKYNVLGVDMETAGIYGIASEFKAKALSICTVSDHIVKQESISSGDRESSFNDMINIALESIF
- the aroB gene encoding 3-dehydroquinate synthase — protein: MKRLKVILGKRSYPISIGSNIIEKDDIFLPLKPGNQAMLVTNKTLANLLKDKVVYHLRKSGIKIDQVILSDGEQYKTLNEMEVIISALLEKKHTRSTTLIALGGGVIGDLTGFAASIYQRGIRFIQIPTTLLAQVDASIGGKTGVNHVLGKNMIGSFWQPSSVIIDIDCLKTLPCNELISGMAEVIKYAILFDANFFSWLEENIKDVLLLNKKLLTYCIKKCCELKSQLISVDERESNFRALLNLGHTYGHAIEAHSGYGSWLHGEAISVGIVMAGRTAEILGYFKKEDLQRIIALMKKTGLPVKGPKNMSPASYIPYMMRDKKVISGEIRLVLPLSIGKAEVYNNIDKNIVLTAIKNS